TATTGATTAATATTGCCCATTGTCTCCCCCTTTATTATCAAATTTAGCTAGCCACGCTTTAACGTCGCTTTCTTTCCAACGTGAGCTACGCCCCCACTTTTCAGGCGGTGCGAGTCGTCCCGCTTTCACTTCACGATAGATAAAGGTATGCGATACATTGCCTAACTCTCGTAATTCTTTAACGGTTAAACGTCTTTCTACTTGCTCTGTCATTATTTTCCCCTTGTGGTTGGTTTATTTTGATTTATGTCTGGTTACGTCTTGACGTGTTGGGGATTATGAACAAAAATTTTTGGTATTTTGGTTTGGTAAATTGGTTAGTTGGTTAGCTAATTTTGGTATTTTGGTTAAGCCTTGCTATTACTGGGTTTAGCGTGATTTTATTTTTTATCTAAAAGCGGCAATAAACCAAATTTAAATAGGGATAGGATTTTAATATTTGGAATTGGTGGATAATTTTAGGCGTGTTGTAATGAATTAACCAAAATTCAGGCAATAAAAAAGGGCGATTATTCGCCCTGGTCGTCTATTCTTAAATTTAAGTTTTTCAAGCTATTTCTATAGGTTTCTTGTGCGATTGGGTTTTTAAATAATCCGTTTATTTCGCTACTGGTTAAAAGCCTTGATAAGGCGGATATATTTACCTTATTTGTTCGCTGTAGATTTGGTTTGTGTTTTGCCAGCTCTGTGGCTAATACGGCTACAGTTTTTAGTAGGTTTTCATTACATAAGAGTTTATCTTTTTCTTCTAGTCTTTGTTGCTCTTGTGTTTGTTGGCCTTTAATCTCTAAATTTTTATGCGTCTCTCTTGGTTGATTGATATTTAATTCTTGTTCTGAATATTCCATAGGTTTATATATTCTAAAAATTCCTAAAGAAATAAAAACTAAAGAATAAATAAAAAACACAATATCCATATAAAAATAAACGCCCGCTTCATCTAATTTCTTATTAAAGAAAGCTAACAGGGTCAATGATGACGCTAACAAAAAAAAGCGTGAAGTTAATAAATTACAAAAATAATGTAACCATTTGTTTTTTATAGATTTTAAACAACATATAAACCAATAAGAAGATATACCAAAAATATAGAAGGAACAATATTGCCGAGATATATCCCTTATTAAATCATTATTCCCCCAAAAGGCGGCAACACAATAATAAAAAATAGGGAATACTGTTAAAATAAAAAATACTTTATCCTCAAAATTTATTTGTGATTTTTGAATATAATTGTTATTCATTACTGCGCCCCTACGCCTACCCCTATTAGTGAGCGTGCAACAGGATAAAATAGGGGTTTTATCTTTTCGGCAAGGGTAATTAGTCCTTACCTAGTTGCACTAATTCGGATTATTCTATTTTGCTTTAGTGTGATTTATTCTACATCAATTTGATTAAAGGTAAAGCGGTTTTTACTGGTTAAATAAACAGTGCTTTAGAGGTCAACCGTTTCGGTATCGAAACAGTTCGCTTTTAAGGCTTAATGTTGAAAAGTGGTTATTTCCAAAATGGAAATAGTTGATTTAGTTGTGTACATATGTACATAACTGCTAACCGTGTACATAAGTACACAGTTGCCAACCCTAGCTAATAGAATAGGGGTATGTCATTGGTGTATTCTTGGCTTTCGTGGTTATCACCACAACTGAATTTATTTCCCCAAATAGGGATTGTCCACTTGGGGAAAGTTGCTATATTGGATCAACGCCTTAACCATTGATATATCAGGCTTTAGGCTTAAAAATAGCTTTATTGGATCAGGGTTAAACTGCCTATATTTTTCTAACTTCCACCATTGGCAGAAGTTGAATAGGTATTGCTATAAATTATAAGCTAACTCATCAATACGGACCCTAATCGGACCCTTTTCAGCTCTTTATCTATCTTTATTGGCTTTCTCTCAATATAAACCTTAAGTTTTACTAAGTTCTTGAATACCTTATTCTGCGGTAGTTACCATAAAAAAGCCTTGAAAACTCAAGGCATTAATATTTTATTGTGCGGTTTGCTGAAACACCTTATCTGTCGCTAATTTCGCAAGAAAATTACTGCGGTTTTTATATTCAGGGTGAGTCGCCACAAACTTATCAATATGTTGCAATAATAATGACGGCAAAGTGATATTAATTTTTTCAGCTTTTCCCATTAAATGGCTTAAATCAACATCAACAATCCCCCAAGTTAGCCCCGCATAATCTTCATTATGAATATGGTTCTCAATGGATGTCGGTTGCGGTATATCTTCCCCGTCTTCTAACATTCCTTTAATATGAAAAGCAATAGCCTGTTTAGCATTATCATAGGCTTCTGCCATGGTATCGCCTGCCGAAAAGCACCCAGGCACATCTGGCACAATCACGCCATAAGCGTGATCCTGATCACCGATTTCGATTGCAATTGGATATAACATATTTTTCCTTATATTTCGTTAAGTGGGATACGCCTTAATTAAGGGGGTTATTTCAACCCCGCTTGTTTTAATATTGAATTTACGGTTTTTATTGGTAAATCCTTTTTAGGGTGGGGAACTGTCACTCGTCCCTTTTTCTGTTTATGCTTAAATTGATGATGACTTCCTTCAATATTTACTAAAAACCAACCATCTTTTTCTAGCATCTTAATGATTTTTCGGCTTTCCACACTATCCTCTAACTTGTTTATTTGTGGTTATTATACCCACAAAAGATAATAATGCAATAAATTTATAGTTATTATACCTACTTTTTAAGCTACGCCATTGTTATCCACTAATGTGATTTCTTGTTCTAAAAATTCTGCTTTAAGAAATATTCAAGGATTAAAAACTTATTCACGGCGTTGCGTCTGGTTTTCTATTTCATCAACATCTACCATCATCTTTTTCCACCACCTCAACCAAGCAAAAGCCAATAAAATAAGCATATTCAGCCCCAAAATACGCTTAAACAAGCCAATGATGATGATGGCTAGAAAAGCAAAAAACTGCCAAAAACCGCGAGCCCCAACCCCGTGGAATAAGGGTACCCCCTTGGGAGTACCTTTTTACATTTTATTTTTAAACTAGCCCTATCTCATTAATTATATATTCAATTTAGTTATATATTAAATCGGATAACTTTTATACTTCAATCAATGAATTAGTTTAATTATTAGCCAAAAAGTTACGATTTTCGGTTAAGAAGTTAAGAATGGGTTAAGAAATAACTTCAATGCCACTCAATTTTTTATTATTAAATTCATATAGTTATACTCAAAAAAGTTAAGAAGTTAAGTTTTTTTCACAAAAAAAGTTTTGCTCGATGAAAAATAAGTAACAATAGTAATTTAATTTCTTTTTGTTATAAAAAAGAAGTTAGCCATTAACCAGCTTTAAATGAAATTTAGGCAATGTTTGATTACTGGCTTGCTCGACAAAATCCCCCCACCATTGCAACATTTTAGCCCTTTGTTCTAAATATAAAGCGTGATTATACGCTGCTCTAACTTTGTCTTTATCCATATGCGACAAAGCCACTTCAATATAATCCTTGTTAAATCCTTGTTCATTTAATGCGGTGCTAGCAATACTTCGCAAGCCGTGAGCCACTAACTTACCTTGATAGCCCATACGCTTAATAGCGGCGTTAGCGGTTTGAGTATTGCAATGCTTGCTAGGATCTTTAATACTTGGAAATAAATACGTTCGCCCCTTATTTATTTTCTTAATTTCTCGCAATACCGCTACCGCTTGCCTGCTTAATGGTATTAGATGAACTCTACCGCTGTTATCCCCTTTAATCCCCTTTTTAACCATTACCCGCCATATCTTTTTACTCTCGTCTATATCTTCAAATTTAGCGGTAGCTGCTTCCGCTGGTCTTGTCAATGTGAGTAACTGCCATTGAATAAGTAGCCTTGTTTGGATATGAATCTGAGCATTAGCTAGCGTCATTAGAAATTCCCCCAGGTCTTCAGGTCTGATAGTTTTCATATGTTGCACTGTTGGGCTATCAAAGGCTTTAGATAATTCAGCCATACGATTATCTATAATCAAATCGTGATGTTTAGCATAGGTCATAATTTCATTAAGTTTTTGAATAGTCCGCTTTAAGGTTTCTAGTGTCCCCCTTGCTTGTATTTTAAATGCCTTAATCGCCATACTTGCGGTTATTTCAGATATAGGCATATCGCCAAAGGCTGGCAACAAATAACGCTCAACAAGGCGCCATACATCTTTGGCATAATCAGCTGAAAAATTAGCCCTTGTTTGCCTGTCCTTAAACCAATCTTCCGCAACACGTCTAAACGTTGAACGCAATGCCCTTGTTTTGGCTAATTTCTCTTGTTGTCGCTGAATATTCGGATCGATACCTTGAATTAATAATGCTCTATATTGACTCTTTATCTCTCTGGCTTGCTTTAGTGTGATTTCTGGATATGTACCAATGGTGATCCAAGTGCGAGATTGTGAAAAGGGTTTGATATACCTAAACCGCCATATTTTTGTCATCTTTGGACTATGGTTTTTCTTCTCAACATATAAATATAGTCCATCACCGTCATTTAATGGACTATCAGCAGGCTTAGCCCTCTCTACTTGTGTATTGTTTAATGCGTTGGATTTTCTAGGCATAACGCCCCCTTTTTATGGTTTATGGACTATGAAATTTTGACTAGTTTAGTTCATAGTCCATACCATAGTCCATAAATACTGCGTTAGTGTGCGTTTGTTTGATTTAATTTGAGTTAATAAAAAAGCCTTGAAGGCTTATGCCACAAGGCTTTATGCGTCAATTTGCATTTGTTTGATTTATGTTTCTGGTGGAGCTGGGGGGAGTTGAACCCCCGTCCGAAATTCCTCTACCTTCAGTACTACATGTTTAGTCTGGTCTTTAGTTTCACTTATTCACTGCGGACAGACACGCGATAAATAAGCTAGCTTGGTTTAATTTAACGTTTCGATCCTCAAGCGGTGGCGTCCACGCGATCTCGTTTGGGTTTGACTCCTCTTGATCCCCGTCTTACGAGCGAAAGCTAGGGAGAGAAGGCTATGAGCAGGTTATTAAGCTGCTAAAGCGTATTGTTCGTCGTTTGCGACTATTTTTTTGCGGTTTATTTACGAGGCCTACCGCACCTCGACATGCACCTTGGGCTTCGCTAATCCCGTCGAATCCAAAATCAGCCCCAAAATTGGCTCGGATTATAACAAAATTTAGTGATAAAGCAAAATTAATCTACTTAATTCAAGGGTATTGCACTAAAAACAACCAATAAAATGGGGGCTATAATATTGGTAATAAAACCAAAACTTATGGCTAATGGTACAACCCCTATTCCGCCTGCTCGTTGGATAATAGGTAGGTTAACATCTAAAGCGGTAGCACCTGCCACGCCAATTGCCGCGGCACGAAAACCTTTCATTAATAATGGAATTAAAAATAGGCTTAAAATTTCCTTTAATAAATCATTAAGAAAAGCAATGCTACCAAACACAGCTCCCCAAGCATCATGAATAATCACGCTAGACAGCGTGTACCAACCTAATCCTGATGCCATGGCTAAGCCTTGTGTAATAGGAAGATCTAACCATAATGCCGCCATAGCACCGCCGAGTAAAGAGGTCAGGATCATAATAAGTGCAGTATAAATGCCTTGTTTATTAAAGAAAACTTGCATTAGAGAAATCCCATTATTGCGTAATTGAATTCCCACCAAGAAAATTAGCATGACAAGAAGATAAGTGCTGCTATCCGCTGGTAAAATAACGTTATTTTGGACAAATAGACCTATTATAAACCCAATAATAACCGTACCACATAGCTTAAAAGAATCCCATAATAATCCCCAACGGGAAGTAATTTGTTGTTGGGAATGATGAAAAGAAGTTTGAGTATTTAATTTATCATAAAAGATTAATCCGAATAGATTGCAACCATTAATCAGCAGAGCAAAAATAAGTGCGGAAGAGGCAATCTGCGGTAATTTTTGCATAATATTATCCAATTGCCCAAGATGATAGCCCATAACAAATAAAATAATATAAAGCAACAACATCAAAAGTTGGTTAATTTTCGCTAAGACTTTCCTCGCTTTTACTTTTACACAATAGCCCAAAAACATAGGGGCAAGAATAATCATCAATCCTTCAAACATAATAAATTCGTTTTTTGCTAAAATACATGCTAAGCTAAAAATCAAGGCAAAATTATAACAAAGTGCGGTATGATTTCGCATTATTTTTTGCATTGATAATAGGAAGAAAAATCATTATGTATCTATATAACATTGATATTGTGGGCTTTCGTGGCATCAATCGTTTATCCATGCAATTACGCCCTGAAATGGTTTTAATTGGCGAAAATGCTTGGGGAAAATCCAGTTTATTATCGGCTTTAAGTTTAATTTTCAATCCCAATAAAAGCCTTTATCAATTTACCCCTGATGATTTTCATCTTGAATATCAAGCTGATCAAGATGAAACACGTCAACATCGTCATATTACCTTGTTATTTCGTTTTTGCGAAAAATATCAAGGCGAGCTAGAACAACAAAATACCCCACTTTATCAACAAGTTATGGTAAGTCATCAACCAGATCAACCTAAACACATTTATCTGCGTGTTACTGGGGATTGGCTTGAAAATGATAATATCATCACAGATTACAGTTTTTTAGATCCACAGGGCGAAACCCTACAACCGCTTTCAAAAGAAAAACTGGTTTATTCTCTTATTAGTCAGCACCCTGTTTACCGTTTTCGTGATGCTCAATTACAGCAAGATTTTCATCAGCTTTCGCCCTTATTACTTGATCAACCTCGCCAACCTGAACAAGAAAAAATTCAAGAGGAAATTAGGGCGGTGGCATTATTGCTCCGTTACTACTTTTTACAACAAGATCAATATCGTCAACTGATTCATCAATTAAAAGATACTTCGCTACTCTGGCAAAAAGCACAATCTTTAACCCAAAAATTACAACAGCCCAATAGCGATCATTTAAAGAAACGCCTATTTCAAGCCCTTTCTTCACTCTTTATCCAACATAAAAATATTCATTTTAATAAAAACACCCGTCCAATTATTTTATTTGAGGATCTGGGAGCAAATTTACACCCAAGAATGATGGCAATAGCTTGGTGTTTGGCACAATCTTTACCTATTCAGCGTATTACAACCACCAACTCCGTTGAATTACTCGCTCAAGTAGAATTATTTTCAATTTGCCGTTTAGTACGTTATCAAAGCGACACCCAAGCCTACCAATTAACGCATCATCATATCAATAAAGAAGATTTACGCCGTCTTAATTTTCATGTGCATTATAACCGTAGTCTTGCTTTATTTGCTCGTATGTGGATTTTAGTAGAGGGCGAAACCGAAGTTTGGATTTTATCGGAATTAGCCAAATTACTGGATATTCATTTAGATATCTATGGTATTCGTCTTGTTGAATTTGCACAATCTGGTTTAAAACCCTTAATCAAATATGCCAAAGCCATGGGTATTCAATGGTATGTGCTTACTGATGGTGATGATGCAGGCTTAAAATATGCGGAAATTGTCAAAAATATGCTACCAGAATATGAAAACGCCTCACAACGCCTAACAGTATTACCACAAAAAGACATTGAACATTTCTTTTATACTCAAGGGTTTAGCCAAATTTTTATCCGTTTAGCCCGCTGGCAACCCCATAAAAATTATTATCCTACCAGTAAAATTATCCAACGAGCAATCCAACGTAGCTCTAAACCAGATTTAGCCCTTGCCCTTTGTGCTGAAATGCGTAAGCAAGGCAAAAATGCAATCCCCAGTTTATTCCGTCATCTCTTTCGCAAAGTGCTTGCTTTAACCAAAGAAAATTAGAAAAACTGGTTGTATATACAGTAAAGTGCGGTTAAAATTAGCAAAATTTTTACCGCACTTTCTGTTTATTATGGCAACTATCTCAACATATCGCAAAATTATTCATATTGATATGGATTGTTTTTATGCTTCCATAGAAATGCGAGAAAACCCAGCCCTTATGGGTAAACCTATGGCTGTGGGCGGAAAACCTCATCAACGTGGTGTATTAACAACCTGTAATTATGAGGCTCGTCAATTTGGTTTACATAGTGCCATGTCCTCGGCTGAGGCAGTAAAACGTTGCCCCCAATTAATTCTTGTTCCGCCTAATTTCCCTTTGTATCAACAAGTTTCCCAACAAATTCATCAAATTTTTCAACAATATACCGATATTATTGAGCCACTTTCCCTTGATGAGGCTTATTTAGATGTGAGCGAATGTCATCAATATTCGGGATCAGCAACTTGGATTGCTCAAGCCATTCGCCAACAAATTGCCAAAGAACTAAATCTCACCGCCTCGGCGGGCATTGCACCGCTAAAATTCCTTGCCAAAATTGCCTCGGATAAAAATAAACCTAACGGACAATTTGTGATTACGCCCGATAAAATCGCTGATTTTATCAAACCCCTCTCCCTCTCCGCCCTACCTGGTGTAGGTAAAGTTACCGCACAAAAATTACAACAACTCGGCTTACTCACTTGCACTGATGTACAACAACATTCCCTGCATTTCTTGCTTGAACATTTTGGTAAACAGGGACAACGCATTTGGAATTTTAGTCATGGTATTGATGAACGATCCGTTAATCCGCCAAGCCAACCCAAATCCCTTGGGGTAGAAACCACCTTATTAAAAAATATCGCCGATTTGCAACAAGCTCAAAGCATATTGAAAGCCCTTTACCAAAAACTCAAACAACGGCTCGCAAAATACCCTCAGATTACCTTAACCCAAGGGCATAAGTTAGGCATTAAGCTAAAATTTGAGGATTTTCAAGTAACCACCTTAGAAAAAACGGGGTTACCCTTTAATCAAAACAACTTTCAACAATTACTTGAACATATTTGGACAAGAAGACAAGGACGTAAAATTCGTTTAATTGGCTTACATATTCAATTAACTGAACCAAAGAAACAACAGCAAATGAGTTTGTGGTAGGAAGTTTATAAACTATACTAGAGACTACTCATATTTAAAATAAAATGTATCAATAAGAGAAATTGCTAAACCTGACTAGGATATTGATATGAAATTGAATGACAGACAAATAAAATATGGTTTTAACTATTATATTAAAGAGGAACAAGAAAAAATAAAAACAGTTGTTGAATTGTCTGAATATAATGGTGAAAACATACTTTCAATTGGTTGTACGCAACTTGATTACTGGATAAAAAAACATAATAAAAAAGAAAAGGATAAAAAAAGAATTTTAAATGACTGGTGTACATTTTTAGAGCAAAACCCCACTGCTTTCACTGAACTTTATTTTCATTCACGAATGCCACAAAAATTGTTTGATGCAGTTTGTCATCAAAAACAATTGAAACGATTAGAAATAAAGTGGGGTGCTTATAAAGATATTTCTGCCATTGAAAATCTGGAAAATATTGAACTGTTGTGCATTGGTTCAGGAGCAAGTGTTGAAAGTATAGAACCATTGTCTAAGCTCAAAAGTATCATTGCTTTATCAGTTGAAAACTTTCAAAAAATCACAAATTATGACGTCTTGGTTAAACTGAACCACCTTGAAAGTTTGAGTATTTCGGGAAATGATATGACCCCACAATATATTAAAATAGACAATATTGATTTTTTGCGAAATTTGCCTCAATTACGTTTTTTCACACTTTTAACAGAACGGCTTCAAAATAAGGACTATACGCCAATTTTGGAATTAAAAAATTTAGAACATTTAACATTAAGTAATAATCGTGAAGTTTCTAAACTTTATCATGAGTTAATAAAATTACCTAAATTGAAATGGGGACTTTTAAAAAGTAACCCTAAACTCTATGAAAAATAGAGGAAATAAAGGAAATAGTCTTAAAATATAG
Above is a window of Volucribacter amazonae DNA encoding:
- a CDS encoding type II toxin-antitoxin system HicB family antitoxin → MLYPIAIEIGDQDHAYGVIVPDVPGCFSAGDTMAEAYDNAKQAIAFHIKGMLEDGEDIPQPTSIENHIHNEDYAGLTWGIVDVDLSHLMGKAEKINITLPSLLLQHIDKFVATHPEYKNRSNFLAKLATDKVFQQTAQ
- a CDS encoding ATP-dependent endonuclease produces the protein MYLYNIDIVGFRGINRLSMQLRPEMVLIGENAWGKSSLLSALSLIFNPNKSLYQFTPDDFHLEYQADQDETRQHRHITLLFRFCEKYQGELEQQNTPLYQQVMVSHQPDQPKHIYLRVTGDWLENDNIITDYSFLDPQGETLQPLSKEKLVYSLISQHPVYRFRDAQLQQDFHQLSPLLLDQPRQPEQEKIQEEIRAVALLLRYYFLQQDQYRQLIHQLKDTSLLWQKAQSLTQKLQQPNSDHLKKRLFQALSSLFIQHKNIHFNKNTRPIILFEDLGANLHPRMMAIAWCLAQSLPIQRITTTNSVELLAQVELFSICRLVRYQSDTQAYQLTHHHINKEDLRRLNFHVHYNRSLALFARMWILVEGETEVWILSELAKLLDIHLDIYGIRLVEFAQSGLKPLIKYAKAMGIQWYVLTDGDDAGLKYAEIVKNMLPEYENASQRLTVLPQKDIEHFFYTQGFSQIFIRLARWQPHKNYYPTSKIIQRAIQRSSKPDLALALCAEMRKQGKNAIPSLFRHLFRKVLALTKEN
- a CDS encoding helix-turn-helix transcriptional regulator, producing the protein MTEQVERRLTVKELRELGNVSHTFIYREVKAGRLAPPEKWGRSSRWKESDVKAWLAKFDNKGGDNGQY
- a CDS encoding tyrosine-type recombinase/integrase produces the protein MPRKSNALNNTQVERAKPADSPLNDGDGLYLYVEKKNHSPKMTKIWRFRYIKPFSQSRTWITIGTYPEITLKQAREIKSQYRALLIQGIDPNIQRQQEKLAKTRALRSTFRRVAEDWFKDRQTRANFSADYAKDVWRLVERYLLPAFGDMPISEITASMAIKAFKIQARGTLETLKRTIQKLNEIMTYAKHHDLIIDNRMAELSKAFDSPTVQHMKTIRPEDLGEFLMTLANAQIHIQTRLLIQWQLLTLTRPAEAATAKFEDIDESKKIWRVMVKKGIKGDNSGRVHLIPLSRQAVAVLREIKKINKGRTYLFPSIKDPSKHCNTQTANAAIKRMGYQGKLVAHGLRSIASTALNEQGFNKDYIEVALSHMDKDKVRAAYNHALYLEQRAKMLQWWGDFVEQASNQTLPKFHLKLVNG
- a CDS encoding lysine exporter LysO family protein — protein: MFEGLMIILAPMFLGYCVKVKARKVLAKINQLLMLLLYIILFVMGYHLGQLDNIMQKLPQIASSALIFALLINGCNLFGLIFYDKLNTQTSFHHSQQQITSRWGLLWDSFKLCGTVIIGFIIGLFVQNNVILPADSSTYLLVMLIFLVGIQLRNNGISLMQVFFNKQGIYTALIMILTSLLGGAMAALWLDLPITQGLAMASGLGWYTLSSVIIHDAWGAVFGSIAFLNDLLKEILSLFLIPLLMKGFRAAAIGVAGATALDVNLPIIQRAGGIGVVPLAISFGFITNIIAPILLVVFSAIPLN
- the dinB gene encoding DNA polymerase IV, with amino-acid sequence MATISTYRKIIHIDMDCFYASIEMRENPALMGKPMAVGGKPHQRGVLTTCNYEARQFGLHSAMSSAEAVKRCPQLILVPPNFPLYQQVSQQIHQIFQQYTDIIEPLSLDEAYLDVSECHQYSGSATWIAQAIRQQIAKELNLTASAGIAPLKFLAKIASDKNKPNGQFVITPDKIADFIKPLSLSALPGVGKVTAQKLQQLGLLTCTDVQQHSLHFLLEHFGKQGQRIWNFSHGIDERSVNPPSQPKSLGVETTLLKNIADLQQAQSILKALYQKLKQRLAKYPQITLTQGHKLGIKLKFEDFQVTTLEKTGLPFNQNNFQQLLEHIWTRRQGRKIRLIGLHIQLTEPKKQQQMSLW
- a CDS encoding type II toxin-antitoxin system HicA family toxin, which codes for MLEKDGWFLVNIEGSHHQFKHKQKKGRVTVPHPKKDLPIKTVNSILKQAGLK